In one Lachnospiraceae bacterium GAM79 genomic region, the following are encoded:
- a CDS encoding helix-turn-helix transcriptional regulator has translation MKLSYKKLWVKLVELDMKKTEFAKKAGISSASVAKLGKGANITTDVLVKICEYLKCDIADIAEIVPNESSEEES, from the coding sequence ATGAAACTATCGTATAAAAAATTATGGGTGAAACTTGTAGAATTAGATATGAAGAAAACAGAGTTTGCTAAGAAGGCGGGAATTAGTTCTGCATCTGTAGCAAAGCTTGGTAAGGGGGCAAATATCACTACAGATGTGCTTGTAAAGATATGCGAGTATCTCAAGTGTGATATTGCTGATATTGCGGAAATAGTCCCAAATGAATCATCAGAGGAGGAGAGCTAA